The following are from one region of the Chanos chanos chromosome 10, fChaCha1.1, whole genome shotgun sequence genome:
- the LOC115823549 gene encoding nectin-1-like, producing MTSVVLAPGIGRLQSTLQFKNNSGSCSTGHTVAKEDESAQVISRDETVAAGENANLLCQLTGSSESELLSSITWQRKTVKDTKKQIFASISPDGKITIFNGYLLFERVIFIGNTTECNGSIQIRRVGVMDEGAYTCIFTMYPDGTYEKTINLMVTEHPLVTVFVEVTPVVGESEEVMASCTAAGARPPANISWHLGSFSDSMKIVTNSTVHSNGTYTNTSHLIGVPSRHANQQQVQCVVSHITGDQTVNYTIHIHYPPESVKIIPVEHTTQGREFRCDVEANPKPSFTWIRENHGPPAGAQEDRLTLPSLNPDLNGLYICKASNQHGEASGSVYVYVKTPKTAVICLVLFSLIILIGLMCWCWIMSKK from the exons ATGACATCAGTCGTCTTGGCTCCAGGCATCGGTCGGCTGCAGTCAACgctacagtttaaaaacaatagTGGCAGCTGCAGCACAGGCCACACGGTTGCGAAAGAGGATGAGT CTGCACAGGTCATCAGTCGAGACGAGACAGTTGCTGCTGGAGAGAACGCCAACCTGCTTTGCCAGCTGACCGGCTCCTCTGAGTCTGAACTCCTGTCTAGCATTACCTGGCAGAGAAAAACTGTGAAAGACACCAAAAAGCAAATATTTGCAAGCATCAGCCCAGATGGCAAGATTACCATTTTCAATGGTTATTTGCTATTTGAACGTGTAATTTTTATTGGAAACACCACAGAATGTAATGGCTCAATTCAGATTAGGAGAGTTGGCGTGATGGATGAAGGAGCCTACACTTGCATCTTCACTATGTATCCAGATGGCACATATGAAAAAACAATCAACCTTATGGTAACAG AGCATCCCCTGGTGACAGTGTTTGTTGAAGTGACTCCTGTAGTTGGAGAGTCTGAGGAAGTCATGGCAAGCTGTACTGCTGCCGGTGCCCGACCTCCAGCAAACATCTCTTGGCATCTGGGTTCTTTTAGTGACTCAATGAAAATAGTGACAAACTCTACAGTCCATTCTAATGGAACCTACACAAACACTAGTCATCTTATTGGTGTTCCCTCCAGACATGCCAATCAACAGCAGGTCCAGTGTGTGGTCAGTCACATAACAGGGGATCAGACAGTCAACTACACTATACACATCCACT ATCCCCCTGAATCAGTGAAGATAATTCCTGTCGAACATACCACACAAGGTCGAGAGTTTCGTTGTGATGTAGAAGCCAATCCAAAACCAAGTTTCACCTGGATCAG GGAAAATCACGGTCCTCCTGCAGGCGCACAGGAAGACAGACTGACTCTTCCTAGCCTGAACCCAGATCTGAATggtctgtatatctgtaagGCCTCAAACCAGCATGGAGAAGCATCAGGTTCAGTCTATGTATATGTGA AGACCCCCAAAACTGCAGTCATCTGTCTTGTACTCTTCAGCCTCATTATACTCATTGGTTTAATGTGTTGGTGTTGGATAATGTCTAAAAAGTAG